A genome region from Campylobacterota bacterium includes the following:
- a CDS encoding DNA-binding protein, with amino-acid sequence MKKMTIAEAAEHFGVSKEAIHNRIRRGSLTCIVENGVKFVAVASAKAAHSETAIEADRYTRYIEQENERLRDKVDVLEKETTRLRDQREQMLIDERVKIEQIYKERDAQLRSVLHVVATKFLSHANADAVVEEAINADVVEVADEEWISLKAFLKLKRVKEKEKKKIKNRFETAVEADERLTLREGKVFLNPSRYDYSDLL; translated from the coding sequence ATGAAAAAAATGACGATTGCCGAAGCGGCGGAACATTTCGGGGTCTCCAAAGAGGCGATCCATAACCGTATCCGGCGCGGAAGCCTTACGTGCATCGTCGAAAACGGCGTCAAGTTCGTCGCCGTCGCTTCGGCCAAAGCGGCGCATTCGGAAACGGCGATCGAAGCCGACCGCTATACCCGCTACATCGAACAGGAGAACGAACGGCTGCGCGACAAGGTGGACGTTCTCGAAAAAGAGACGACGCGACTGCGCGACCAGCGCGAGCAGATGCTGATCGACGAACGGGTCAAAATCGAACAGATCTATAAAGAGCGCGATGCTCAGCTGCGCAGCGTACTGCACGTCGTGGCGACCAAATTTCTCTCCCACGCCAATGCCGACGCGGTCGTTGAAGAGGCGATCAATGCCGATGTGGTCGAGGTCGCGGATGAGGAATGGATCTCCCTCAAGGCGTTTTTGAAGCTCAAGCGGGTCAAAGAGAAAGAAAAAAAGAAGATCAAAAACCGCTTCGAAACGGCGGTCGAGGCGGATGAGAGGCTCACGCTGCGGGAAGGGAAAGTGTTTTTGAACCCTTCGCGCTACGATTACTCCGACCTCCTCTAA
- a CDS encoding YajQ family cyclic di-GMP-binding protein, with product MASEHSLDISAKIDLQAFKDAIAQAEKEAAGRYDFKGITYEINYREKEKQLILLASSDNKLDALKDIVIGRLVKRGLSSKVLEELKTEDASGGNRKATYKIVDAIEAKEAKKIVAEIKNMKTKATAQIEGDHIRVKSKQIDELQKIMAAIKAMEWEAPLVFDNFR from the coding sequence ATGGCATCCGAACACTCTCTTGATATTTCCGCCAAAATCGATCTTCAGGCATTTAAAGACGCTATCGCCCAAGCCGAGAAAGAGGCGGCGGGGCGGTACGATTTCAAAGGGATCACGTACGAAATCAACTACCGTGAAAAAGAGAAACAGCTGATCCTCCTCGCCTCCAGCGACAACAAACTCGACGCTCTCAAAGACATCGTCATCGGCCGTCTGGTCAAGCGGGGTCTTTCTTCCAAGGTGCTCGAGGAACTCAAAACCGAAGACGCCAGCGGGGGGAACCGCAAAGCGACCTACAAGATCGTCGACGCGATCGAAGCCAAAGAGGCCAAAAAGATCGTCGCCGAAATCAAAAATATGAAAACCAAAGCGACCGCCCAGATCGAAGGGGATCACATCCGCGTCAAATCCAAACAGATCGACGAACTCCAGAAAATCATGGCGGCGATCAAGGCGATGGAGTGGGAAGCGCCGCTCGTGTTCGACAACTTCCGCTAA